One window from the genome of Acipenser ruthenus unplaced genomic scaffold, fAciRut3.2 maternal haplotype, whole genome shotgun sequence encodes:
- the LOC117434061 gene encoding uncharacterized protein LOC117434061 isoform X1, which translates to MLTTRAGCVDFSQTVLSVDQEMGLMSFGVLALLLLGESVSSDDDDDEEFTVTDGTFTQCPNKKISSLSHWLSQRSDVRVSLWLLNYTELERNVWCSEDQYAECRGVSHSITLEGVSTSKKGKYKCMVLKNRKGEYKQGFTLIALRGAASHSNPAPEGSFLSLTCESWGLSEDQKWEWTRNSAIISGTRKYMNNASLSKLTIGSLEKKSDGGTYTCKPVVQQIELKHSVSIEYTVRIAGLTIASTSSPEESTADLTVVVLVAGAALVMAVVALAVVVCIIKKNRDQTQGTPDPAPQHAGASGDYENLPPRAPEQQGPDNTEPTYMGLNLAEQSVYSTLQSVISKPAN; encoded by the exons ATGCTCACTACAAGAGCAGGGTGTGTGGACTTCTCTCAAACAGTGCTGAGTGTGGATCAGGAAATGGGGCTCATGTCTTTCGGGGTTCTAGCTCTTCTGCTCCTGG GTGAGTCTGTGagcagtgatgatgatgatgatgaagagttCACTGTAACAGACGGGACCTTCACACAGTGTCCCAATAAAAAAATCAGCAGCCTGTCCCACTGGCTGTCACAGAGGAGTGATGTCAGAGTGTCTCTGTGGCTGCTGAATTATACAGAGCTGGAGAGGAATGTCTGGTGTTCAGAGGATCAGTATGCTGAGTGCAGAGGTGTGTCCCACTCAATCACACTGGAAGGTGTTTCTACATCAAAGAAAGGAAAATACAAGTGTATGGTGCTGAAGAACAGGAAAGGAGAATACAAGCAAGGGTTCACTCTGATTGCTCTGAGAG GTGCAGCCTCTCACAGTAACCCCGCTCCTGAAGGCAGCTTCCTGTCTCTCACCTGCGAGAGCTGGGGTCTCTCTGAGGATCAGAAGTGGGAATGGACACGTAACAGTGCAATCATATCAGGCACAAGGAAATACATGAACAACGCAAGCCTAAGCAAATTAACTATCGGAAGTCTGGAGAAGAAGAGTGATGGAGGAACATACACATGTAAACCAGTGGTTCAGCAGATTGAATTAAAGCACTCGGTATCTATTGAGTACACCGTGAGGATTGCAG gATTAACCATCGCCAGCACCA GCAGCCCTGAGGAATCTACAGCAG ATCTGACTGTTGTTGTTCTGGTCGCTGGAGCTGCCCTGGTGATGGCAGTAGTGGCACTAGCAGTTGTTGTCTGCATTATAAAGAAGAATCGAGATCAGACTCAGG GGACCCCAGATCCAGCTCCGCAGCACGCAGGAGCATCGGGGGACTATGAGAACTTACCCCCCAGAGCACCAGAGCAGCAG GGACCGGACAACACAGAGCCCACCTACATG GGTTTGAACCTCGCTGAGCAGTCTGTCTACAGTACACTGCAGAG TGTGATCAGCAAGCCTGCGAACTGA
- the LOC117434061 gene encoding uncharacterized protein LOC117434061 isoform X2, whose amino-acid sequence MLTTRAGCVDFSQTVLSVDQEMGLMSFGVLALLLLGESVSSDDDDDEEFTVTDGTFTQCPNKKISSLSHWLSQRSDVRVSLWLLNYTELERNVWCSEDQYAECRGVSHSITLEGVSTSKKGKYKCMVLKNRKGEYKQGFTLIALRGAASHSNPAPEGSFLSLTCESWGLSEDQKWEWTRNSAIISGTRKYMNNASLSKLTIGSLEKKSDGGTYTCKPVVQQIELKHSVSIEYTVRIAGLTIASTNTPEKTTTDLTVVVLVAGAALVMAVVALAVVVCIIKKNRDQTQGTPDPAPQHAGASGDYENLPPRAPEQQGPDNTEPTYMGLNLAEQSVYSTLQSVISKPAN is encoded by the exons ATGCTCACTACAAGAGCAGGGTGTGTGGACTTCTCTCAAACAGTGCTGAGTGTGGATCAGGAAATGGGGCTCATGTCTTTCGGGGTTCTAGCTCTTCTGCTCCTGG GTGAGTCTGTGagcagtgatgatgatgatgatgaagagttCACTGTAACAGACGGGACCTTCACACAGTGTCCCAATAAAAAAATCAGCAGCCTGTCCCACTGGCTGTCACAGAGGAGTGATGTCAGAGTGTCTCTGTGGCTGCTGAATTATACAGAGCTGGAGAGGAATGTCTGGTGTTCAGAGGATCAGTATGCTGAGTGCAGAGGTGTGTCCCACTCAATCACACTGGAAGGTGTTTCTACATCAAAGAAAGGAAAATACAAGTGTATGGTGCTGAAGAACAGGAAAGGAGAATACAAGCAAGGGTTCACTCTGATTGCTCTGAGAG GTGCAGCCTCTCACAGTAACCCCGCTCCTGAAGGCAGCTTCCTGTCTCTCACCTGCGAGAGCTGGGGTCTCTCTGAGGATCAGAAGTGGGAATGGACACGTAACAGTGCAATCATATCAGGCACAAGGAAATACATGAACAACGCAAGCCTAAGCAAATTAACTATCGGAAGTCTGGAGAAGAAGAGTGATGGAGGAACATACACATGTAAACCAGTGGTTCAGCAGATTGAATTAAAGCACTCGGTATCTATTGAGTACACCGTGAGGATTGCAG gATTAACCATCGCCAGCACCAACACCCCTGAAAAAACTACAACAG ATCTGACTGTTGTTGTTCTGGTCGCTGGAGCTGCCCTGGTGATGGCAGTAGTGGCACTAGCAGTTGTTGTCTGCATTATAAAGAAGAATCGAGATCAGACTCAGG GGACCCCAGATCCAGCTCCGCAGCACGCAGGAGCATCGGGGGACTATGAGAACTTACCCCCCAGAGCACCAGAGCAGCAG GGACCGGACAACACAGAGCCCACCTACATG GGTTTGAACCTCGCTGAGCAGTCTGTCTACAGTACACTGCAGAG TGTGATCAGCAAGCCTGCGAACTGA